One Polaribacter sp. KT25b DNA segment encodes these proteins:
- the recA gene encoding recombinase RecA — MAVDKEKEAKLKALQLTLAKLDKTYGKGSVMKLGDVAVDDIECISSGSLGLDLALGVGGYPRGRVIEIYGPESSGKTTLTLHAIAEAQKAGGIAAFIDAEHAFDRFYAENLGVDIENLIISQPDHGEQALEIAENLIRSGAIDIVVIDSVAALTPKSEIEGEMGDSKMGLHARLMSQALRKLTGTISKTKCTVIFINQLREKIGVMFGNPETTTGGNALKFYASVRLDIRRRTQLKDGDRVIGNSTKVKVVKNKVAPPFQIAEFDIMYGEGISKVGEILDIGVELGIVKKAGSWFSYGETKLGQGRDAVKGLIKDNPELADELEKKIKLAIENQE, encoded by the coding sequence ATGGCAGTAGATAAAGAAAAAGAAGCAAAATTAAAAGCATTACAACTTACACTGGCTAAGTTAGATAAAACTTATGGTAAAGGTTCTGTAATGAAATTGGGTGATGTTGCTGTAGATGATATAGAGTGTATATCTTCTGGTTCTTTAGGATTAGATTTAGCGTTAGGCGTTGGCGGTTATCCAAGAGGTAGAGTTATTGAAATTTATGGTCCAGAATCTTCTGGTAAAACTACGTTAACTTTACACGCAATTGCAGAAGCTCAAAAAGCTGGCGGAATTGCTGCTTTTATTGATGCAGAACACGCTTTTGATCGTTTTTATGCAGAAAATTTAGGTGTTGATATAGAAAATTTAATTATTTCGCAACCAGATCATGGTGAGCAAGCATTAGAAATTGCAGAGAATTTAATTCGTTCTGGTGCAATTGATATTGTTGTAATTGATTCTGTTGCAGCTTTAACACCAAAATCTGAAATTGAAGGAGAAATGGGAGATTCTAAAATGGGTTTACATGCTCGTTTAATGTCTCAAGCATTACGTAAATTAACGGGTACTATTTCTAAAACAAAATGTACTGTTATATTTATCAATCAGTTAAGAGAAAAAATTGGGGTTATGTTTGGTAATCCAGAAACTACAACTGGTGGAAACGCATTAAAATTTTATGCTTCTGTACGTTTAGATATTAGAAGAAGAACTCAATTAAAAGATGGTGATAGAGTTATTGGAAACAGCACCAAAGTTAAAGTTGTAAAAAATAAAGTAGCACCTCCTTTTCAAATTGCAGAATTTGATATTATGTATGGAGAAGGAATATCTAAAGTTGGAGAAATTTTAGATATTGGTGTAGAATTAGGTATTGTAAAGAAAGCTGGATCTTGGTTTAGTTATGGTGAAACTAAATTAGGTCAAGGTAGAGATGCTGTAAAAGGATTGATTAAAGACAACCCTGAATTAGCAGACGAGTTAGAAAAGAAAATAAAATTAGCTATTGAAAACCAAGAATAA
- a CDS encoding PspC domain-containing protein, whose protein sequence is MILGVCEWLSTKTQFSAKNIRILFVLLVLLAGFGVGAYLILWLVKIFSNE, encoded by the coding sequence ATGATTTTAGGAGTATGTGAATGGTTAAGTACAAAAACACAATTTTCAGCAAAAAATATTAGAATATTATTTGTTTTATTAGTGTTGTTAGCTGGTTTTGGTGTTGGTGCCTATTTAATTCTTTGGTTGGTAAAAATATTTTCTAATGAGTAA
- a CDS encoding alpha/beta hydrolase produces MKLKILLFLSLLFLMFSTKIYAQKKESSSVNTDERKSTKATNVSILKKEFIIDGLNDISHKVWLYLPPNYDKSKEKYPVIYMHDAQNLFDDVTSFVGEWGIDETLNELYKNTGKNFIIVGVENGGEKRIEEYTPWKHEKHGGGKGDIYINFLTNELKPFIDKNYRTKSEANQTAIIGSSLGGLISFYGGLKHPEVFGKIGALSTSFWFSDKVQIFAKENGNQKNTKLFLLVGEKEGDSMVPDTKNMEKLLLETGFPKENIKTKIVTEGKHSESFWKAEFLEVITFLYNL; encoded by the coding sequence ATGAAACTAAAAATACTACTGTTTTTGTCTCTTTTATTCCTGATGTTTTCTACTAAAATATACGCTCAAAAAAAGGAAAGTTCATCAGTAAATACGGATGAAAGAAAATCAACAAAAGCAACTAATGTTTCAATCCTAAAAAAAGAATTTATTATTGATGGATTAAACGATATTTCTCATAAAGTTTGGCTGTATTTACCTCCAAATTATGATAAATCAAAAGAAAAATATCCTGTAATTTATATGCACGATGCTCAAAATTTATTTGATGACGTAACTTCTTTTGTTGGTGAATGGGGAATTGATGAAACTTTAAATGAGCTCTACAAAAATACTGGAAAAAACTTTATTATTGTTGGCGTAGAAAATGGTGGAGAAAAAAGAATTGAAGAATATACACCTTGGAAACACGAAAAACATGGCGGCGGAAAAGGAGATATTTACATCAATTTTTTAACAAATGAGCTAAAACCTTTTATCGATAAAAATTACAGAACAAAATCAGAAGCAAATCAAACTGCAATTATTGGTAGTTCTTTAGGTGGATTAATTTCTTTTTATGGAGGATTGAAACATCCTGAAGTTTTTGGTAAAATTGGCGCGCTTTCTACGTCTTTTTGGTTTTCTGATAAAGTACAAATTTTTGCTAAAGAGAATGGAAATCAGAAAAATACAAAGCTCTTTTTATTAGTTGGCGAAAAAGAAGGAGATTCTATGGTTCCTGATACAAAAAACATGGAAAAACTGTTGCTAGAAACTGGTTTTCCGAAAGAAAATATTAAAACAAAAATTGTTACAGAAGGAAAACATTCTGAATCTTTTTGGAAAGCAGAATTTTTAGAAGTAATAACATTTTTATATAATTTATAA
- a CDS encoding NAD(P)H-dependent glycerol-3-phosphate dehydrogenase, whose amino-acid sequence MSEHQKIAVFGGGSWATAIVKMLTENLETVGWYMRSVQTIKYIKENDHNPKYLSSAELDATHLDLSSNINYMVANYDVLIFAIPSAFLTSELGKLKKSLKGKTIFSAIKGIVPETGLIVGEHFNIQYNIPLENIGVITGPCHAEEVAMERLSYLTIACQDEEKAKKMSLALESDYIKTKISDDIIGTEYAAMLKNIYAIAAGMAHGLGYGDNFQSVLMSNAIREMKRFIKKVHKMKRNINDSAYLGDLLVTGYSVFSRNRQFGNMIGKGYTVKSAQMEMSMIAEGYYATNSAFKIKEENGAKTPIIDAVYNILYGNKNPKKEFKKLTNKLD is encoded by the coding sequence ATGAGCGAACATCAGAAAATTGCGGTTTTTGGAGGTGGAAGTTGGGCAACTGCCATTGTTAAAATGTTGACAGAAAATTTAGAAACTGTTGGTTGGTATATGAGAAGTGTGCAAACCATAAAATATATAAAAGAAAATGACCACAATCCAAAATATTTAAGTTCTGCAGAGTTAGACGCAACTCACTTAGATTTGTCTAGCAACATTAATTATATGGTTGCAAATTATGATGTATTAATATTTGCAATTCCGTCTGCTTTTTTAACAAGTGAACTCGGTAAATTAAAAAAATCTTTAAAAGGAAAAACTATTTTTTCTGCGATTAAAGGTATTGTACCAGAAACAGGTTTAATTGTTGGTGAACATTTTAATATACAATATAATATTCCTCTAGAAAATATTGGTGTAATTACAGGTCCTTGTCATGCAGAAGAGGTTGCAATGGAACGTTTGTCTTATTTAACAATTGCTTGTCAAGATGAAGAAAAAGCTAAAAAAATGTCTCTTGCATTAGAAAGTGATTATATAAAAACCAAAATTTCTGATGATATAATTGGTACGGAATATGCTGCAATGTTAAAAAATATTTATGCAATTGCTGCAGGAATGGCACATGGTTTAGGTTATGGAGATAATTTTCAATCTGTATTAATGAGCAATGCAATTCGAGAAATGAAACGTTTTATTAAAAAAGTGCATAAAATGAAGCGTAACATAAATGATTCTGCTTATTTAGGAGATTTATTAGTAACAGGTTATTCAGTTTTTAGTAGAAACAGACAATTTGGAAATATGATTGGTAAAGGTTATACAGTTAAATCTGCGCAAATGGAAATGAGTATGATTGCAGAAGGCTATTATGCAACCAATAGTGCTTTTAAAATAAAGGAAGAAAATGGTGCTAAAACGCCAATTATAGATGCAGTTTACAATATTTTGTACGGTAATAAAAACCCTAAAAAAGAATTTAAAAAGTTGACGAATAAATTAGATTAA
- a CDS encoding lipopolysaccharide biosynthesis protein — protein sequence MSTLKRFFKDTIIYGIAAVLPRAINIFLVKLHTSTLDAEKYAVNTDYYVYAAYLNALLTFGMETTFFRFFSREKDKGKVLSTSFISLLISTLIFLFFALFFNDVIAAFFGFKNPLFFKLLVYTIALDTLVVVPFAYLRVTNKPLKFTAIKLINIIVFSILNVFFLWFVPYAIQNEIYLPESLVNYYNEYPKVIHIFVAGAVASLSTFLLMISAVLKFKFNFDFKLFKRMLVYSFPIMIGSLAFVTNENLDKLLLGDMLGEKQMGIYAACYKLGVFMTLYIVAFRMGAEPFFFNNADKENAKETYSKILTWFTIFGAFFMLIVVVFIDLFATILLGKPEYFEALSIVPIILLANLFLGIYNNLSIWYKLTDKTKYGMYFSIIGAFITIVFNIIMIPKIGFMASAWATLFAFGTMMIVSYFVGQKHYPVNYKLKKVTYYLISSTILGLVSFHVFRGQYWFSVCTIFLFFGLIYFNEKMEIKQLLKR from the coding sequence TTGAGTACCTTAAAACGTTTTTTTAAAGACACAATTATTTACGGAATTGCCGCTGTTTTGCCACGTGCAATCAATATTTTTCTAGTAAAACTACACACTTCAACTTTAGATGCAGAAAAATATGCCGTAAATACAGATTATTATGTGTACGCAGCTTATTTAAATGCATTGTTAACTTTTGGAATGGAAACTACTTTTTTTCGTTTTTTTTCAAGAGAAAAAGACAAAGGAAAAGTACTTTCTACATCATTTATTAGTTTGCTAATTTCAACCTTAATTTTCCTGTTTTTTGCATTATTTTTTAATGATGTAATTGCTGCTTTCTTCGGATTTAAAAACCCTTTATTCTTTAAATTATTAGTGTATACAATTGCACTAGATACATTGGTAGTTGTGCCTTTTGCTTATTTACGAGTAACCAATAAACCATTAAAATTTACAGCAATTAAACTTATAAATATTATTGTTTTTAGCATTTTAAATGTTTTCTTTCTGTGGTTTGTTCCGTATGCTATTCAAAATGAAATTTATCTACCAGAATCTCTTGTAAATTATTATAATGAATATCCTAAAGTAATTCACATTTTTGTTGCTGGTGCAGTTGCAAGTTTATCAACTTTTTTACTGATGATTTCTGCTGTTTTAAAATTCAAATTTAACTTTGATTTTAAACTGTTTAAAAGGATGTTAGTGTATAGTTTTCCTATTATGATTGGTAGTTTGGCTTTTGTAACCAACGAAAACTTAGACAAACTTTTATTAGGCGATATGTTAGGCGAAAAACAAATGGGAATTTACGCAGCTTGTTACAAATTAGGCGTTTTTATGACCTTATATATTGTAGCTTTTAGAATGGGAGCAGAGCCTTTTTTCTTTAATAATGCTGATAAAGAAAATGCCAAAGAAACCTATTCAAAAATTCTGACTTGGTTCACCATTTTTGGTGCATTTTTTATGCTAATTGTTGTTGTTTTTATTGATTTATTTGCAACCATTTTATTAGGAAAACCAGAATATTTCGAAGCACTTTCTATTGTACCAATTATACTTTTAGCCAACTTATTTTTAGGTATTTATAATAATTTATCAATTTGGTACAAACTAACAGACAAGACTAAATACGGAATGTATTTTTCCATTATTGGCGCTTTTATTACGATTGTTTTTAATATTATAATGATTCCTAAAATTGGTTTTATGGCTTCTGCTTGGGCAACTTTATTTGCTTTTGGCACAATGATGATTGTTTCTTATTTTGTAGGTCAAAAACATTATCCTGTAAATTATAAGCTCAAAAAAGTTACTTATTATTTAATTTCATCAACCATTTTAGGATTGGTTTCTTTTCACGTATTTAGAGGACAATATTGGTTTTCTGTGTGCACTATTTTTCTTTTCTTTGGATTGATTTATTTTAATGAGAAAATGGAAATTAAACAACTTCTAAAACGATAA
- the dut gene encoding dUTP diphosphatase, producing the protein MNVQIINKSKHATPAYETEGAAGMDLRANIDASITLKPLERTIVKTGLFIALPVGFEAQVRPRSGLAAKKGITVLNSPGTVDADYRGEIGVILVNLSNDDFVINDGERVAQLVIAKHERATWQEVTVLSETERGAGGFGSTGV; encoded by the coding sequence ATGAACGTACAAATCATTAACAAATCTAAACACGCAACACCAGCTTATGAAACAGAGGGTGCAGCAGGAATGGATTTAAGAGCAAATATTGATGCATCTATAACACTTAAACCTTTAGAAAGAACCATCGTAAAAACGGGTTTATTTATAGCTTTACCTGTTGGTTTTGAGGCTCAAGTTAGACCTAGAAGTGGTTTGGCTGCTAAAAAAGGAATTACTGTTTTAAATTCTCCTGGAACTGTAGATGCAGATTATAGAGGAGAAATTGGCGTAATTTTAGTAAATTTATCAAATGACGATTTTGTTATAAATGATGGTGAAAGAGTTGCTCAATTAGTGATTGCAAAACACGAACGTGCAACTTGGCAAGAAGTTACCGTTTTAAGCGAAACAGAACGTGGTGCTGGTGGTTTTGGAAGTACAGGCGTATAA